From Aphelocoma coerulescens isolate FSJ_1873_10779 chromosome 15, UR_Acoe_1.0, whole genome shotgun sequence, one genomic window encodes:
- the MPHOSPH9 gene encoding M-phase phosphoprotein 9 isoform X2, which yields MGMRSEAFEEQESIASQLRSSEGEKQPEASDVQQECVGSEASMNSGYGTLSTSELSPGQPSGSRATDCMEHRGAGVDSAQSERELLAKKPEQNCSSGRNDILVFPAEFEYKADEDQRGKKTSKSLTSWAQKLKQTQPKRVTADEECVSSMQENERVKRLPLENTNLTDAALPPYTFYLNQPKESPNSIVSEASGLSYWKLDEKEMYHTLPENFRSECPDVSSTKVSPVQLSSADERKLSSLKDIYHKRQRENKQMPDQSFMPSSQSSHPPEILTLDPTLHMKPGQQNQGRCFFNIPEDSTPFSPDSMAEPGFPSHCDTDSFSQTSNSSQLDDSPTHPASSRAVRLDLWRNHPFQTENRASSPFPVAYRDADKDNLVNTEEEETLTLTPSSVTQCADNSLPDYSLSVASVEDPVVMSKIRQNLREKHARHIADLRAYYDSEIQSLKQQLESSHRTASSEDLKKINQSLADRCDQLDAALNEASARIKTLENKNNVLEKQVADWRERFYAISNTSKVLQERLEEMRTTHKEKDNTISRLKSRLKELEEAFEKAYKLSDNKNTRLQEENKMFQNLLGEYESLGKEHERVKDTLNTTENKLLDANTEISDLKRTILKLEAQLKQVEHENTLKLRHISENRVRTSCANKLGTPDVSRRKWLIPGAEYSIFTGQPLEGQESPKDNRLEETYIPSRHHSPPEKDSSQEDSSTNTIEKKENEMSEAPIIKAFKELEEGKVFKDWGTQTEKEDAPAKPSTRRQTVGFVEPSLVANRSPEKGKDQHRPKRFSSPCGQRSSSLPPANRKSSTPTRREIMLAPVSVTYSPKRSPKENLSPGFSHLLSRNENTVTRFDILLDDLETGPTSTLQHNNPRKRLQFHSLDDVEGRQHSGVRHSSCAESVSNGMKKAAAWDERSQRYEAVQSPCEEDFKYTARITTLAETERLFDELTHEKQQIEAALSRIPCSGGRMTLQARLNQEALEDRLERINRDLGLIRMTLKRFHVLRTSANL from the exons ATGGGGATGCGCTCGGAGGCGTTTGAGGAGCAGGAGAGCATTGCCAGCCAGCTGAGATCCAGCGAAGGGGAGAAGCAGCCAGAGGCCTCTGATGTGCAGCAGGAATGCGTGGGCAGCGAGGCCTCCATGAACAGCGGCTACGGCACCCTGTCCACCTCGGAGCTGAGCCCTGGCCAGCCCAGCGGCAGCCGGGCCACAGACTGCATGGAGCACAGGGGTGCAGGTGTGGACAGCGCTCAGAGTGAAAGAGAACTGTTAGCAAAAAAACCAGAGCAAAACTGTTCATCAGGAAGGAATGACATTTTAGTTTTTCCCGCTGAATTTGAATATAAAGCCGATGAAGATCAGCGTGGGAAAAAAACCAG TAAATCTCTAACATCATGGGCACAAAAGTTGaaacaaacccaaccaaaaagaGTAACTGCAGATGAAGAGTGTGTGAGCTCTATGCAAGAAAATGAGAGAGTTAAGAGATTACCACTTGAGAAC ACAAACCTTACTGATGCTGCTTTGCCACCATACACTTTTTACCTCAATCAGCCGAAGGAAAGTCCAAATTCCATAGTGTCAGAAGCTTCAG gACTTTCATACTGGAAGTTAGATGAAAAGGAGATGTATCACACTTTACCAGAGAATTTCAGAAGTGAGTGTCCTGATGTTTCCTCCACAAAAGTATCACCAGTTCAG TTGTCTTCTGCTGATGAAAGGAAGTTGTCATCACTGAAGGATATTTATCATAAaagacaaagggaaaacaagcaGATGCCAGACCAGAGTTTTATGCCTTCCTCCCAGTCAAGTCACCCACCAGAG ATCTTGACGTTGGACCCAACCCTGCATATGAAACCAGGTCAGCAGAACCAGGGACGCTGTTTTTTCAATATTCCTGAAGACTCTActcccttttctccagactcTATGGCAGAGCCCGGATTTCCAAGTCATTGTGACACAGACTCTTTCTCACAGACAAGTAATTCATCTCAGTTAGATGATTCTCCAACAcaccctgccagcagcagagctgtgcgcTTGGACCTGTGGAGAAATCACCCCTTCCAAACTGAAAACAGGGCCAGCTCTCCCTTCCCAGTGGCATACAGGGATGCTGACAAGGATAATTTAGTCAACACTGAGGAGGAAGAAACACTGACTCTAACTCCATCTTCTGTTACTCAGTGTGCTGACAACAGTTTGCCAGATTACAGCCTTTCAGTGGCATCTGTTGAAGATCCTGTGGTAATGTCAAA GATTAGGCAGAACCTGAGGGAAAAACACGCTCGGCACATCGCTGATCTACGAGCTTACTATGACTCTGAGATACAGAGCTTAAAACAGCAGCTGGAGTCAAGCCATAGAACTGCTTCATCTGAGGACCTGAAGAAAATCAATCAAAGTCTTGCTGACAG GTGTGACCAGTTAGATGCAGCTCTGAATGAAGCAAGTGCTCGTATAAAAACCCTCGAAAATAAGAATAATGTGCTAGAAAAGCAAGTG GCAGATTGGAGGGAGCGTTTCTACGCCATCAGCAACACTTCCAAAGTGCTGCAGGAGCGGCTCGAGGAAATGCGCACAACCCACAAGGAGAAGGACAACACCATCAGCCGCCTGAAATCGAGGCttaaggagctggaggaggcctttgagaaggCTTACAAGTTATCTGACAATAAAAACACaaggctccaggaagaaaacaaaatgtttcaaaat ctTTTAGGTGAATACGAATCCCTTGGAAAAGAACATGAAAGAGTAAAG GATACGTTAAATACAACTGAAAACAAATTGCTTGATGCAAACACAGAGATTTCTGATTTGAAAAG GACAATTTTAAAACTTGAAGCTCAGCTCAAGCAGGTGGAGCATGAAAATACACTGAAACTTCGCCATATAAGTGAAAATCGTGTAAGAACCTCTTGTGCCAA CAAGTTGGGAACTCCTGATGTCAGCAGGAGAAAGTGGTTGATACCAGGAGCTGAATATTCCATTTTCACTGGGCAGCCTTTGGAGGGCCAGGAAAGCCCCAAAGACAACAGGTTGGAAGAAACCTATATTCCTTCTAG GCACCATTCTCCTCCTGAAAAAGACTCCTCACAAGAAGATTCTTCAACAAACAcaatagaaaagaaagaaaacgaGATGTCAGAAGCACCAATTATAAAAGCCTTTAAAGAACTTGAAGAAGGAAAAGTATTTAAAGATTGGGgtacacagacagaaaaagaagatGCACCAGCTA agCCATCAACTCGACGTCAGACTGTTGGGTTTGTAGAACCTTCTTTGGTTGCAAACCGATctccagagaaagggaaagaccaGCACAGACCCAAGCGGTTCAGCTCCCCCTGTGGCCAGAGGTCATCGTCCCTTCCTCCTGCAAACAGGAAATCCAGCACTCCCA CAAGAAGAGAGATAATGTTGGCACCAGTGTCTGTGACATACAGCCCAAAACGATCTCCAAAAGAAAACCTCTCTCCTGGATTTAGCCATTTGCTTAGcagaaatgaaaacacagtGACAAG ATTTGATATACTTCTAGATGACCTGGAAACTGGTCCTACTTCTACTTTACAGCACAACAAtccaaggaaaaggctccagttTCACTCACTAGATGATGTAGAAG GAAGGCAGCACTCAGGTGTCAGACACAGCTCCTGTGCCGAATCCGTCAGTAATGGAATGAAGAAAGCGGCAGCTTGGGATGAGAGGAGCCAGAGATATGAGGCAGTGCAGTCACCTTGTGAAGAAGACTTCAAATACACAGCAAGGATTACAACTCTGGCTGAAACAGAGAGGCTTTTTGATGAGCTGACTCACGAAAAGCAACAG ATTGAGGCTGCACTGAGCCGAATCCCT
- the MPHOSPH9 gene encoding M-phase phosphoprotein 9 isoform X1 has product MENCDVVNSVQGTPSCSADSDGRNTHSSVCNLNCNRSPSSNPNGVSGYSGNTRSSLKPDSVELLASFMQDIQNIGHADIVRNCETRWLQLLRLVEKQCQEQIVAQQEQFHQQIQLIQDEIKQLVRLQSSTQGASRSQGLPAQLTDTFSSLPSPMGMRSEAFEEQESIASQLRSSEGEKQPEASDVQQECVGSEASMNSGYGTLSTSELSPGQPSGSRATDCMEHRGAGVDSAQSERELLAKKPEQNCSSGRNDILVFPAEFEYKADEDQRGKKTSKSLTSWAQKLKQTQPKRVTADEECVSSMQENERVKRLPLENTNLTDAALPPYTFYLNQPKESPNSIVSEASGLSYWKLDEKEMYHTLPENFRSECPDVSSTKVSPVQLSSADERKLSSLKDIYHKRQRENKQMPDQSFMPSSQSSHPPEILTLDPTLHMKPGQQNQGRCFFNIPEDSTPFSPDSMAEPGFPSHCDTDSFSQTSNSSQLDDSPTHPASSRAVRLDLWRNHPFQTENRASSPFPVAYRDADKDNLVNTEEEETLTLTPSSVTQCADNSLPDYSLSVASVEDPVVMSKIRQNLREKHARHIADLRAYYDSEIQSLKQQLESSHRTASSEDLKKINQSLADRCDQLDAALNEASARIKTLENKNNVLEKQVADWRERFYAISNTSKVLQERLEEMRTTHKEKDNTISRLKSRLKELEEAFEKAYKLSDNKNTRLQEENKMFQNLLGEYESLGKEHERVKDTLNTTENKLLDANTEISDLKRTILKLEAQLKQVEHENTLKLRHISENRVRTSCANKLGTPDVSRRKWLIPGAEYSIFTGQPLEGQESPKDNRLEETYIPSRHHSPPEKDSSQEDSSTNTIEKKENEMSEAPIIKAFKELEEGKVFKDWGTQTEKEDAPAKPSTRRQTVGFVEPSLVANRSPEKGKDQHRPKRFSSPCGQRSSSLPPANRKSSTPTRREIMLAPVSVTYSPKRSPKENLSPGFSHLLSRNENTVTRFDILLDDLETGPTSTLQHNNPRKRLQFHSLDDVEGRQHSGVRHSSCAESVSNGMKKAAAWDERSQRYEAVQSPCEEDFKYTARITTLAETERLFDELTHEKQQIEAALSRIPCSGGRMTLQARLNQEALEDRLERINRDLGLIRMTLKRFHVLRTSANL; this is encoded by the exons ATGGAAAACTGCGATGTGGTGAATTCTGTACAAGGAACCCCTTCGTGTTCTGCAGACTCTGATGGCAGAAACacccacagctctgtgtgtaACTTGAATTGTAACAG AAGTCCTTCATCCAATCCCAATGGAGTTTCTGGTTACTCAGGGAATACCAGGTCCTCATTAAAGCCTGATTCTGTTGAGCTGCTTGCCTCCTTTATGCAAGATATCCAGAACATTGGACATGCTGACATTGTGAGGAATTGTGAG acaaggtggctacagctatTGAGACTGGTAGAAAAACAATGTCAGGAACAAATAGTTGCCCAGCAAGAGCAGTTCCACCAACAAATCCAA CTGATTCAGGATGAGATAAAGCAGCTGGTGAGGTTGCAGAGCAGCACTCAGGGCGCCAGCAGGAGCCAGGGTTTGCCTGCCCAGCTCACGGACACCTTTTCATCCCTCCCGAGCCCAATGGGGATGCGCTCGGAGGCGTTTGAGGAGCAGGAGAGCATTGCCAGCCAGCTGAGATCCAGCGAAGGGGAGAAGCAGCCAGAGGCCTCTGATGTGCAGCAGGAATGCGTGGGCAGCGAGGCCTCCATGAACAGCGGCTACGGCACCCTGTCCACCTCGGAGCTGAGCCCTGGCCAGCCCAGCGGCAGCCGGGCCACAGACTGCATGGAGCACAGGGGTGCAGGTGTGGACAGCGCTCAGAGTGAAAGAGAACTGTTAGCAAAAAAACCAGAGCAAAACTGTTCATCAGGAAGGAATGACATTTTAGTTTTTCCCGCTGAATTTGAATATAAAGCCGATGAAGATCAGCGTGGGAAAAAAACCAG TAAATCTCTAACATCATGGGCACAAAAGTTGaaacaaacccaaccaaaaagaGTAACTGCAGATGAAGAGTGTGTGAGCTCTATGCAAGAAAATGAGAGAGTTAAGAGATTACCACTTGAGAAC ACAAACCTTACTGATGCTGCTTTGCCACCATACACTTTTTACCTCAATCAGCCGAAGGAAAGTCCAAATTCCATAGTGTCAGAAGCTTCAG gACTTTCATACTGGAAGTTAGATGAAAAGGAGATGTATCACACTTTACCAGAGAATTTCAGAAGTGAGTGTCCTGATGTTTCCTCCACAAAAGTATCACCAGTTCAG TTGTCTTCTGCTGATGAAAGGAAGTTGTCATCACTGAAGGATATTTATCATAAaagacaaagggaaaacaagcaGATGCCAGACCAGAGTTTTATGCCTTCCTCCCAGTCAAGTCACCCACCAGAG ATCTTGACGTTGGACCCAACCCTGCATATGAAACCAGGTCAGCAGAACCAGGGACGCTGTTTTTTCAATATTCCTGAAGACTCTActcccttttctccagactcTATGGCAGAGCCCGGATTTCCAAGTCATTGTGACACAGACTCTTTCTCACAGACAAGTAATTCATCTCAGTTAGATGATTCTCCAACAcaccctgccagcagcagagctgtgcgcTTGGACCTGTGGAGAAATCACCCCTTCCAAACTGAAAACAGGGCCAGCTCTCCCTTCCCAGTGGCATACAGGGATGCTGACAAGGATAATTTAGTCAACACTGAGGAGGAAGAAACACTGACTCTAACTCCATCTTCTGTTACTCAGTGTGCTGACAACAGTTTGCCAGATTACAGCCTTTCAGTGGCATCTGTTGAAGATCCTGTGGTAATGTCAAA GATTAGGCAGAACCTGAGGGAAAAACACGCTCGGCACATCGCTGATCTACGAGCTTACTATGACTCTGAGATACAGAGCTTAAAACAGCAGCTGGAGTCAAGCCATAGAACTGCTTCATCTGAGGACCTGAAGAAAATCAATCAAAGTCTTGCTGACAG GTGTGACCAGTTAGATGCAGCTCTGAATGAAGCAAGTGCTCGTATAAAAACCCTCGAAAATAAGAATAATGTGCTAGAAAAGCAAGTG GCAGATTGGAGGGAGCGTTTCTACGCCATCAGCAACACTTCCAAAGTGCTGCAGGAGCGGCTCGAGGAAATGCGCACAACCCACAAGGAGAAGGACAACACCATCAGCCGCCTGAAATCGAGGCttaaggagctggaggaggcctttgagaaggCTTACAAGTTATCTGACAATAAAAACACaaggctccaggaagaaaacaaaatgtttcaaaat ctTTTAGGTGAATACGAATCCCTTGGAAAAGAACATGAAAGAGTAAAG GATACGTTAAATACAACTGAAAACAAATTGCTTGATGCAAACACAGAGATTTCTGATTTGAAAAG GACAATTTTAAAACTTGAAGCTCAGCTCAAGCAGGTGGAGCATGAAAATACACTGAAACTTCGCCATATAAGTGAAAATCGTGTAAGAACCTCTTGTGCCAA CAAGTTGGGAACTCCTGATGTCAGCAGGAGAAAGTGGTTGATACCAGGAGCTGAATATTCCATTTTCACTGGGCAGCCTTTGGAGGGCCAGGAAAGCCCCAAAGACAACAGGTTGGAAGAAACCTATATTCCTTCTAG GCACCATTCTCCTCCTGAAAAAGACTCCTCACAAGAAGATTCTTCAACAAACAcaatagaaaagaaagaaaacgaGATGTCAGAAGCACCAATTATAAAAGCCTTTAAAGAACTTGAAGAAGGAAAAGTATTTAAAGATTGGGgtacacagacagaaaaagaagatGCACCAGCTA agCCATCAACTCGACGTCAGACTGTTGGGTTTGTAGAACCTTCTTTGGTTGCAAACCGATctccagagaaagggaaagaccaGCACAGACCCAAGCGGTTCAGCTCCCCCTGTGGCCAGAGGTCATCGTCCCTTCCTCCTGCAAACAGGAAATCCAGCACTCCCA CAAGAAGAGAGATAATGTTGGCACCAGTGTCTGTGACATACAGCCCAAAACGATCTCCAAAAGAAAACCTCTCTCCTGGATTTAGCCATTTGCTTAGcagaaatgaaaacacagtGACAAG ATTTGATATACTTCTAGATGACCTGGAAACTGGTCCTACTTCTACTTTACAGCACAACAAtccaaggaaaaggctccagttTCACTCACTAGATGATGTAGAAG GAAGGCAGCACTCAGGTGTCAGACACAGCTCCTGTGCCGAATCCGTCAGTAATGGAATGAAGAAAGCGGCAGCTTGGGATGAGAGGAGCCAGAGATATGAGGCAGTGCAGTCACCTTGTGAAGAAGACTTCAAATACACAGCAAGGATTACAACTCTGGCTGAAACAGAGAGGCTTTTTGATGAGCTGACTCACGAAAAGCAACAG ATTGAGGCTGCACTGAGCCGAATCCCT
- the CDK2AP1 gene encoding cyclin-dependent kinase 2-associated protein 1: protein MIYCIVGVNITDGHICRCCYCCKQPKVSGRHGDASLNFRTLLLLPLAMSLGMSYKPNLNAHIPGTPLNPAGSVHSPSTSMATSAQYRQLINDYGPPSLGYTQGMQGTSSSQVPQSKYAELLAIIEELGKEIRPTYAGSKSAMERLKRGIIHARGLVRECLAETERNARS, encoded by the exons ATGATATATTGCATTGTGGGTGTCAATATAACTGACGGCCATATTTGCCGGTGCTGCTACTGCTGTAAACAACCCAAAGTGTCTGGGAGACACGGAGACGCTTCGCTGAATTTCAGGACGCTTCTCCTCCTCCCGTTGGCCATGTCTCTGGGAATGTCTTACAAGCCCAACTTGAACGCCCACATCCCCGGGACTCCCCTCAACCCGG ctgggagtgtTCACTCTCCCTCCACAAGTATGGCAACATCGGCGCAATACAGACAGCTCATAAACGACTACGGCCCCCCATCTCTAGGCTATACACAGGGGATGCAG GGTACCAGCAGCAGTCAAGTACCACAGAGCAAATATGCAGAACTTCTAGCTATCATAGAAGAATTAGGAAAAGAGATTAGACCTACATATGCTGGGAGTAAAAGTGCGATGGAGAGGCTAAAAAGAG GCATTATCCATGCTAGAGGATTAGTTCGGGAATGCCTGGCCGAGACGGAACGAAATGCAAGATCCTAG
- the MTRFR gene encoding mitochondrial translation release factor in rescue translates to MNVPSLFHFAFLLREVRTPSWTRWILRKQQLSLPSVPLLQAARKNSLNLLELTEAELEEQFVRGDGPGGQATNKTNNCVVLKHIPSGIVVKCHQTRSVEKNRKIAREILREKVDLFYKGEDSDVFKEKKASEKQKQEKKRRAKENLERKKLFKEMQQLDKE, encoded by the exons ATGAATGTTCCaagtttatttcattttgcattCTTACTGAGAGAGGTGCGAACACCATCATGGACACGGTGGATTttgaggaagcagcagctctctctGCCCAGCGTTCCCTTGCTTCAGGCAGCAAGAAAGAACTCATTGAATCTCCTTGAACTAACTGAGGCAGAATTAGAAGAACAGTTTGTAAGAGGTGATGGTCCAGGAGGTCAAGCCACAAATAAGACAAACAACTGTGTTGTCCTGAAGCATATTCCATCTGGGATTGTAGTGAAG TGTCATCAGACAAGATCAGTGGAGAAGAACCGAAAGATTGCCAGAGAAATCCTGCGGGAAAAAGTTGACCTTTTCTACAAAGGTGAAGACAGTGATGTTTTTAAAGAGAAGAAAGCATCAGAGAagcaaaagcaggagaaaaaaagaagagcaaaggaaaacctagaaaggaaaaagctttttaaagagATGCAACAATTGGATAAGGAATAA